The Oscarella lobularis chromosome 8, ooOscLobu1.1, whole genome shotgun sequence nucleotide sequence ACTACGGTGAGTCGAACGTTGTCGCGAAATTGCAGATTGTTTTCGCGAAAGTGTCTATATAGCCTCCGTGCAAGGACGGCCTTCTCTTTGCCGTGATACGCGTTATGATAATGTGTCATCCGCGAGCAGATGGTGCTGCATGGGCGTCTGGAGCTTTTCGATATTGGTTGGGCAAAAAAGTTGTCGCGCGAAGCGCgggaaaaatttttttaacgacgtttttttgttgGCCACGCCTTCCTTAAAAcccgacgacgtcagaatctGCCACACCTCAGCCGTGCGACTGAATTTGGCATGCATAATCTGAACAAAAACGCCTACCAGGTAAGCTATAAAGCGCTCCAAGTTATACGCTGCGTATCTGGTGAAAAACACTTCTCCAAGTACTGTATTACATATCTCTTTAGGGAAAGGTTTTGCGTTGTTATGTTTATGTGTTCTCCCGATTTTTTGAGCAAAAAAGATTTCCCAAAACGGGAGACAGATGcgtcaaaaataaaaatagtaCTATTTTGGCAATTTAGCGAAGTGCTAGCTATCCTCTTCTATTTCGTTTATAATATTAACTTTGTTTGTTAAAGAAATTAATTGGATAAGCTAAATTTgtcaaaatttcaaaataacGCCCAAAGGGCCACACTGCCTGTATATTTATTCTTTGCAAGGAAATAATCATAGTAAATGACACAAGggtaaaaaaagaaacgaaaaggatGCTAAAATATCACTTACTTTTTAGCTAGCTTTCTTTGCTCGGCTAACCATAGATAAAAATAGAGGGATAGGCAACTTGCCCGTGTCACGAGACTTACTGTGAAGCAAGGTGTGTCTCGGCTGACTATGGATGCGTTGAAAGCAGCTGTAGGGGCTTTTCTAAGTAAAGAAGTTTGCTCAACCTACTCTCCGCGTTATTCGAGAGCCCTTCAACTTGCCGGGAGTCTTCGCGAATTTCTCGAAAGCTCGAATGATGTATCTGCTGCGACTAGCCTAGTTTCAGCGATCCGAGAGTGCGTCCGGCAGACAGCGTTGTATCCTAAAATGACAGAGAAGCGAGAAAAGGCTTCTGTTGCGTTCGAGGAAGCCTCACTGACGTTGCTGCCTCTCTACTGGGAGATACTCTTCACTCAAATGGGCGTGTCGTATCAAGACCCTCTTTTGACACAATCTGTCAACGACTTTGCTTTCGAGAACGCTTTTTCTCAGCAGTTTCTGACAGAAGGAGCGGCTGGGCGAGTAAGTCGTGTATCGGCAACAAGCATCGATCACACGATGTCAGCTGACGAGATGAATGCCCTACGATACATGTGCGGTTTTATTCCGTATAAGCTTCTCCACAAATTTGGATCATCAGAGTCCGGTAGATGCAAAGCCTTGTGCCGCGTTTTGGAGCAGCTTAGGAATTCGGACCCCTCGACTTCTGACACCTCGACTTCTGACACCTCGACTTCTGAGGGAAAGGCGATGCTCGATACAAGTGATACCGAAGCGTGGCTTAGTCGAGTCAACAGAGGCAGTTTGTTTCAAGTGACAGAAGCAGCATTTGAATTCTTTAGAGTAATTGAAAAATGTGTTCGTGATTACCTGCCGCCATTGCTGCGCAGAAATGAAGGCACTATTGAGTCCGTTCGAAGCGCTATAATGCAGAATCACGATGTGACGCTATTTTGGACGACTTTGACATCTGCGGACGAGACCGACTGCGACATTTTAGCGGAACTTCTATCGGAGATAGTCTCTCTATTTATTACCATTCGTGGATTCGCAATTGCCGCTAGTTGGTTGGAGAGATATAAGCGAGAGAAGTGTTTGCGCGTGTCAAAGAGTCGATCTCTCGGGAATtctataaataaatcaataaagaaATAGACAAACTGTTGCCCTGTTGTAGCAGAGACATGGATCAGTTTAAGGAGACGACCACGCGAAGGACACGCGAGCTTTTAGGTCTCCCCCTCCTTTTACCACCCTACCTGCCttccccctcccctctccCCCGCCGCCCTCACATCCCCCACAATTACTGACTACATTCCTTCTTTATTGTCCCACTCATTCCCTTCTCCCACTCCCTCTTCCCCCGTTCCACGTTTAGAAACATTGGgttctttcttctcggcTTATTTCGACGTAGAGCGCGCACGATTCTGACGCTTGGATAGAGGCGTTTCGTCAACCACTTCCGTAGGATACAGGAGCCactttctcgacgaattgCCTCGAACGGGCATAAGTGCCATCGATCCTTGCTGCTTTATCGACATCGAATTTTCCAAGACATGTTTCACCGAAGGATTGTCCATTCGTCCCCCTGCTGCTCTTTGCTGTCCGAAATAATTTTCGATCGGGGTTTGGTTCAAGTGCCCGCTAAGAAGATAAAACTTGTCGGAACCTTCTACGGTGAAGAAATATTTCACCAATTCCACAAAAGATCGAACTAAACCAGAAGTTGGAGGTAGTGCTTGTAATGGGCACTAGGAGCTCATACCGGTTATTGTCCAGCCTTCGAGTGTCTCCCTGCTAAGCTGTCGCGAAGCCATCTCGCTCCGTGACAAACCAGGAACTGACTCAATCTGGGACCGCCACCCATCCAGGTATCCCAAGAAGTCGCTCTCCAAGAACTGTAGAAAAAAGGGCCGATGACCAAACGTTTTTAGTGGAACTACTTGATACCTTCAGTCGGTCGTCATCAGGACTCGTATATCCTCGTCGATCTGCTTTGTCTGCTCTTAGTGACCGTGCATTCAAGCAGTCAAACACTCTGTCAAACATTCGCACAAACTTGGCCGTCTCCTCCGACCCAAGAATTTGGCAATGTGCTAAGCCGTTAGCGACCCTGGAGCTCAAAACCTAAAGAAATGTGCACTTGCATATACCGGTAAAAAACATAGACTCACCTCAGCTGCAAGATCTACACGCATCCGTGAATAAGACGTTAGCTCGACGTGTTCGAGTTTCAATTTTGGCAACAGAGACAAGCCACTCCGATCAGCAGTTGCACGACAGCGGGCGTAAAGCTCTTTTATGTGCTTCCATGTTACCAGCTTTCCGTTAATCTGCAAGTTCTCGGTCACCGAAATTGCTGAATAGCTGCCTCAGACTCTTACCGTCATTGCTCTGCGAGAACTATTAGAGAATGAGTGCGAGAGACAATTTCGTGTGGTCTTTATCAGATGCGGAACatcagagaaaaagaagagaggcCGCGGCGGATAACTGTAGCGGTTCATGACCTTGTGCACTATTCCGTCGTTACTTCCGGGTGACAAGTGCTGTCGAAAAAATCTTCGGTTGCACGCCGCGCCGTCCGATGTCACGGCAATGACGTACAATCCACACATTTCTATCTGCCGGACAGCTTCCCACAGTATCCAGTGAAGATCGACAGAATGAATACCTAATGAATACGTCCTCTTGATGAACAAACTATGTCTACTTTATTTGCGGTTACCTGACGTTGGGAAATGAACGTAAGGGAATTTCAGCGGCGAGACAAGGCCGCGTACAATCAAGCCAAGCACGTGAGTGGCTACAGAAAGCTTTTCTTCTGTGACGCTTTTCTCCAATCTTGCCAGCGAATCGTTGAAGTCGCCCAAATGCACAAGCCCGACGACTTTTCCAGAGTGCTTGTCGAAAACAATGTCTTCGCGCACTttcctttcgtcgacgagaaggacCACGTGCTTTTCCACTTCGGATAGCGACTCAACTTTTGCTTCCGCTATAAGATGAttatttgtttctttttgaaacCCTGGCTTCGCCTCATAGAAGTGCACGTAGTCGCGCAGGGTTCTCCGACGGGAGGCGCATGAAACCGGACGTACGGGTGGCATGGTAGGCTGCGGATGATAGCATCTTCAAATCGAGGGCCCACTTGATCATCATGGGATGCCATCTCATGCCTCGACCGTCAGACAAACGTGAGGCCTTTTTTTGCTGATCCCAGAAAAGCCGCCTAAAATGTAAGATTTGACCAAAAACGTTGTTCTTTAATGAATGCCTGCCTACTGAAACGATCCGGGAGGAAATTCCTGTTCGACGGACGCCGTATTGTCATCCACAATATTGACCAACTCGCTGTGCAGCTCTTCCTCGGCGCAGACGCCGTGTGAAGCAACCGATGACGTTATAGCAGATTGTAACCGCTGTATGCGCtgcttcgacgtctttcttttagccGCGAGCTCCACGAGTTTTTTGACGCGCATTGGGGTGTCCAGCGACGAGTTTGGACGAGCCGAAGCCACTGCCGGTCTGTTAAGGATTGCTCGATTGTACTGCTTGTTCAATGTTTGCCTGTACTGTTGACAGCTGTTGCAGCGACGTTCCTTAGCGACAAGCAGAGAACAGTCAGCGCTCCGTATCGTTTTCTCGTAGGTGACTtctttgaaagaaaacggcgagTGCCGGTCTATCATTGCTACATCAGTGCCCTTTTTGCCTACGAAGTCTTCCTTTCGCACGTGGCGGATACGGAAATATCGCTCATCGGGATTGCCTGTACCGTGCGAAAAATGCAAATTATCTACGTATTGCCAGAGGAAATATTTACCTGGGCACATGTGCAACGAATCCAAGGTGGAAATTAGATCCTCTTCTGATTCAACTGTTACCTCCTCTTTCAAGGGAAAACCGCGAACAAAGACCGTTGCCCTCCCAGAACGCAGCTGGACGCTATGTGTAATCAGGGAAGGTGGTCCGTTCTCAGCCTGCCCATCTATCGTCAGCCTAGTGGAGATGCGGCTTAGAATCACGCAGTCTAAGGACTCCGATCGATGCCATGGGCCAGAGGAAACACTGAATAATGACATGCTAACATACAGCAGCAGGAAAAGCATACGGTACCTAACAGAACTCTCAGAACTCTCAGCAGAACTTTCAGTAGAAGGACTAGCCGCAGGTATGGTTGCTGTCGAGCTACTGGCGGAACCAGTGCTTGCACAAGTGGTAGAAGGTTCCTTTGACGCGATCGGCCCAAAAATTGTTGTTTTAGATGACTTTGGCTTCGATGAGTTGGCAGTGCCCTTTCTACGAGTGAATCGCAACGGGCGTCCCATTTCTACCCAATTCAGACCAATATTTATTAACAAATACTAATGACGCTATTGCAGTTCACTAGAGGAacaatcgacgaaaagaaagagctgTTTTGTAATCAAGAGAGGACTGTCAATTCTGGCTAGAAGGTCCCCCCAGTTTGATTGTGCAGTAACGCCCACTCTGCGCTAAACACTCTAATTCGCAGACAAGTGCTTCACTAAACGCCTTCACAAGTAGCTCGTTCCATGACCCCTAGTCACAGCTTGACGTTACAACTTGTAGATGCGGCCTAGGATAATTAATGCAAACGTAGGTCCCCCGCTCTGCGCGTGGGATGAGGCGAGACTCCGTGATACGCGCAAGACTTTGTGGTCATGCGAATGCATATTTCCCTTTGCGAGGTACAGAACTAacttttcgcttttcgacgaaagacCTGAACCCTGTATTTGAAGACGAATTCGCGAAGAGCATACGGGATGTGCTGTCAAAGACCGAGACACACCTTGCTTCAGCTGAATGTACAGGtaagtcacgtgacacggGCAAGTTGCCTATTCCTCTATTTTTCATCTATGGGCTAACACTCGGACTCGTCTGTGTTCTCCCGATTTTTTGAGCAAAAAAGATTTCCCGAAACGGGAGACAGATGcgtcaaaaataaaaatagtaCTATTTTGGCAATTTAGCAAAGTGCTAGCTATCCTCTTCTATTTCGTTTATAATATTAACTTTGTATTTATTCTTTGCAAGGAAATAATCATAGTAAATGACACAAGggtaaaaaagaaacgaaaagaatgCTAATATATCACTTACTTCTTAGCTAGCTTTCTTTGCTCGGCTAACACTCGGACTTAGATATTTTTTCAACTTTTGGACAGTTTTGTTTTCCATGCCATTTACTATGTTCTGCCGATTGTTGGCGGACTGGTTGCATGATTGGCACTGcatatttttatttccttttcctctgcTTTGTCTATTTTGCGCTTCTTTCGCCTCTTCGTGGTTTGAGGCAcggacgccgacgagtccTCTTTTCAAAGACCTTTGGCCACGGCTTGACCTGTTCTGTCTTCCGGCTCACGGAAGCTGGCGCACACGGAGGGCCCCAACAGAACACTGATACCATCGTCATGTttgccaacgtcgtcgatataTTGTGGCTTGGTGTCAGAATTATCCATTAACTAGTATATGTTATCGAtgtctttttcgttgtcATTGACGAGTTCGGCAATGGAAAGTTGCTTTCCCATTTGCAAGTAGAGATACTCAACATGAAATTTCTCCCCAAAATTCGAATGAGGAACTTTGGGCGCGGGCAAGAGCGGTTCGCCAACGAATTGTACGCTTAGGGCGTTCAGAGAGCTCAATCCGCGACGATCGATGATTACAGGTGCCGTTTAGCCAGACGCTATATCCTCCATCTTAGAGTTCCACCGCAACGTTCCCTATATAATATATACTAGAAAGGGCAACGATCCCGCTCTCTTACTACGGCGTTTTTTCCTCTCACGCACTTGCAGACAGGAATTGTTTCCGTTTCAAGCGTAGTATTTTGAACGTGACGGTAAAGATTCACTTCTTCTACGTCTTGGAAACACGGCACgtgcttcttctcttcttcccaTCTTTCGGATGTCGTTAGCCAGAAATAGCTCGAGAGAACGGAGAAGCTCCTGGCACGTCTTCTGAATAAtggcttcgttctctttaATAGTCTCATCGACACCTCGCGTGTGTCATCGGTAATGCCGGTCCTTTTGCCAAGTGGTCAAAATTACGGTCTCTATCTCCTTATTGTCCATGACTTCGTAATCGGGTTCAACACTTTTTTTCACGCGAATTAACAATTTCtagtcgtcctcgtcctaCAGATAAATACACTTCGACGATTGACTGACCATAACTTCATTTTTGATGAACTTATTGGCCAGTGCAGACATAAAATGTCAAATTTCTAGCAGCACCTTATTGTCTGACCATGCGGAGAATAGAGAAGAGAACATGGACCCGGCGGGCCCGCAGCAATCCCGGTCGGAGTATAATACCGCCTGAAGAGATATAGACGAGGCGCCTGGCTTACCGCGAGACCGGGCCGTCTGCCATCGGCAGCGACGCCTTTTTCGACTCGGACGTGGGTAATACCGCTGTGAGTATTTCTCCTTTGTCGTTGGTTAATGTGGTACAGCATTCGCGGGCACTCATTTCACCACCTCTGCTTAGAAGAACAGTCGTGTCGCTACTGCGGACCCCTTTCTGCTAGACTCGATAGCAAAACTATCAGATAAATTCAACAAGGACTCTATTGAGTGTAGAATTGCGTCGTATGCTGTGCGCTGATCTTCGGTAAGCGTAGCCTCGTCGCGTGTGACTGTCGAACGGAGTAGGCCGACGTCGCAGGCAAATTCTGCTGCAATTTCTCTTGATGAGTGACTGGTAAtcgcgttttctctttcaggcGTAGGTAAACCGTAATCTTTCAGTGGCTAGCCTCCGGAAAAGTAATTCTATTTAAATGAGTGCCCGATTGAAAATTGCTTCACTGAAAGGCAAAGTGTTGTTTGAGCAAATCGTCGTTTAGCATGAAGGTAGTCTTCGGCCATGAATTCCTTGTGAGCGTTCCACAGTGCGAGTGGATCGGAAATTTGACACTACTCTTTAACCGTTTTCTAAGTGGACTTGAAGGTGTTGCAGGGTCGGATCGTGATCCTGAATGGGAAAATGAAATATGCACCACATTGCTTCACTTGTGCATCTATATCTGGCAACCTGAAAACGTgttatttcgtcgtctcggtATTTTTGCTGTAGAGCAACTACAGCTTTATCTTTTCCTTTGTTAACATAATCGCACACGTATTTTATGGCCTTTACAGTGGCGCAATATTCGACATTGGCGTGAGTGTCGAATGTTCGACAAAGAAATGGATTGTGCGGCTCAACCCACCTATTGTCAATATGTTTGCCATTGATTGTAACTGAGACGCAGCCTTCTTCAGGGGATCTTCTGCGGTAGATAGGGTAGCCGTCACGTGCTGTCACCGTTGCACTTAGGATTTCTCTGGGGTAATGTTTCGTGCAACGTCCATCCCTCATGCAGGGCGAGTTGGGGGGTTGATGTGTCCGCACGGGACCGTGGATCATCATTGTAGAAACAATTCGGAAAAGTTCATGATCAGAATTGGAATCAGGGAGTTCGGCGCTTATGACTTTGTCAATGTCTTGAGGACGTATTTTGTCCACCATCTAAAGAAGATGGAGGTGAGGCAATCCGCGCTTTTTGCCATTCTATTGTGTAGAGGTGGCATCGCTTTCGGCcaaaaagacgttttttcAATAAGGTACATGTACCTTTACATTTTCAAGTAAAAACCCTTGCTATGATGTCGGGACGATCAACAGCGGTCTGGAGAggtacagtgcacccacgcataaacTTCCACACTTTAAAACCCTTTCACTGTCATATTGAGTGTATCCTGTTACAGAAAATGCGCATGTCACCCGCGAGATTCAAAATAGCTTGGTAGCAAAGCGGCATTCTCCCTAGCAACCTTTGTCAATCTCAATCAGGAGTGACTTAAGAAGAATATTAGCAATGTTGTGgtcgccatggcaacgcgaAATAAATAGAAACCTAAAATGTAGAAAAATTACCCGAAACGGCTCATAGTTTTTCAGATGAGCACTCCCTTGTGCTGTAAAAATTCCATGTACTTGATTTCAGCAGCTTCTGCACGAATCAGAAcctttttattttagggAGGAAACCGGAATTGAACTAAAATCATGATATTGACGGCACAAAACACTACAGGAACAATTTGCTACTAACGTTCACCTACAATTTGTTCAACGTGTGATATTCCTCGAAACAATTACGACCCGGAGTAAGGCAAAAATGCACGTCGCATGTGGTGCATCGAGTGTACGGTTCGTGAcgaattctctttttcatccTTTTGGTTCTCTCACTGCAGCGCACACATTGAAGGCGAGTATGTGCGTCTACAGGAAGAATAGGCAATGATATATCTAGCCTCAAATCTTTACGCTGCCTCTTcctggtttttttttcttcccgAGTAACCGCTAATCAAATCCACTGCTAGTTCGAGGCGGAAGGCGCACAAATCTCGTTTGGCGCTTTCTTTACTCGTGTGATTTTCATCGACATGCTCCTCGACAATGTAGGCGTTCAGAAACGCTGCCTCCAACAGCCAAAAGACAATCCGTCTCCAGCACTTCCTACTTTTAGGCCCGACGTTGTAAAGGGCCGTTATTTGGTCGCCCCTTTCGACACCCCTCATGTTCTTGATGTAGGGCCCAAGTATGGGCGGACATTCGGCGTCGACTCTATGCCTTCCATCTCTCCGTGACGTTGTTGGAACTGTTCCATCTGGGAGCCTCGGAACATGCGCCGTcgacaaaaaaaaatatcTTTGGTCATACCAAACGcaagccatcatgtgattCCTGCAAAGGTATTTGTAGAATCCTCTCTTTacatcttttttctttggaagGCCAATCTTCAGACTTTTGGGAAATCCTTTCGATGGGGTCGAACTGTTCCACAGCAATAGATGGTTTTGCCCCACAAAAGATCAAACAGGGTGGGCGACGAGTAATAGTTGTCTGTATACAGAAAATGTCCCTTTCCCTCAAGTCCTTCTATCAAGTCTAAGACGATCTGCGTAGACAAGCCGTGTTCCCCATCAGTAACCGTCTTTTTTCCCGTATAGATCTCAAACTTGTAGATGTATTCGGTCGATGACTCCGCCAAAATAAAGACCTAAAGAAATAAGTAGTATATGTACAGCATCTTCTATTCATTAGCCAAACCTTGATACCCCATTTAGTAGCTTTACGTATTTTTTTGTATCCAATACGTCTTTTATACGGAATCATGGCTTCATAAATCGTAATTTACAATCATATTCGGACTTGAACGCTGACTCCAAAATATTTCAGGGGTCGACCTTTTTGAAGCTTGTTGTATCTAAGATCTCCGTTTGGCAGTTCGCTTGCCGGATCTCAGACATGGAAGAACCTTAGAAGTTGCCAAAACCTACGGAACATACTGTATTAGAAAATAGTCTGTTCAAAGAAAGGTTACCTTTTAAGTGTCATCACATCTCGCAGATTGCAACTAAGTATTGGAATAGCCCTTTGCCAATAATCTTCAATGCGAGGAAATCGCATGTACCCCATCAGAATAATCAAGCCGAAAAATGCCTTCATCtcctaaaaaatatttgCTGAAAAATTACATTTGATATCTGTCCTCATTACCATAACGCCGACTGGACTCTATGTTCGACCTCGTCCAGTATATTTTTCCGCGGCATTGAGATTAGCAGGGTTTTATACAGGATTTTTGAGTAGGGTGGGAAGATTTTATCCCGCGGCGCTGTGCGCCGCGGAAAAATTTTTCGGGACCACACCCACTCAAAGCACTGTTTTCCGCTAAATTTTGACCTTGCAGCGATGCTCTTTTAGCACGTTGCCTTTTCCATTGCTCTCTTTCTGTCCTTTTTCTGGTCGTTCTTTGAAGCTCCTGCCTGTGAGAAGCGTTTACAAAAGCAGTTTAGGGTCGCATTAGTTAGCGTACTTTACTCCAACTGACTCCCGGATTAAAACAGGATGGCAAAGCGTTTCTTTTACTCTGACGACAGCCTTACCGAGAACAGCTACACGATTAGCAGCGACGATGAAACGGTTGTGCAAGACTCTTCAACCGCTCTCACAACGGAGTCTAAGGAGGCAAAGAGGCGgcggaaagaaaaatcgtaCAAGGCTggactttcttttcgaccAAAATGGAAGGAGACGTACGGCTGGCTGCTGTGCGAGTCGTCTGATGAAGGAATGTTTTGCTCTATTTGCCGAACACATGGTTGACCACCTTCTTCAGCTAAGGGAGCTTGGAGAGTTAGAGGCATTAGAAACTGGAATCATGGAGCAGAAATGTTGAAACAGCACAACAGCTCTCAGTGGCACAAAGATGCTGTTGTTGCGTCTCAACGCGCTGCTTCAGGTCGTACAGTGTTCGGCATGCAGCTGGCTGGGGTGAGAAAAGCACAAGAGGAAAAACGGCTGAAAAACCGTTCCATTATTTTGAAGCTTCTTCGTTCGGTGTATTTTATGGCAAAAGAGCACGTCTCCCACTCCACTACATTCACTGATTTAGTAGGtcttcaaattgaaaatggtGATGACACTCTGAAGCAGCATGTTGAAAGTGGGGCAGAAAATGCACAGTACACGTCTTCGTTCTCCTGTACGAATATGATTAAAGCTATTGATGATTGGATTTTGAATGGCTTGCACAGCAGTATCAGGAAGAGCTCTTACTTTTCCATTTTAGCTGAAGAATCGCAAGACATTACCTCTCAGGAGGAGCTTTCTGTGTGCTGCCGATGGCTCGTAGACGGAAAGCCTGAAGAGCACTTTTTTGGATGTCATTCAGAATACGTCAAAGCAACTAATGCAGAAACTTTGGCCAAAGCACTTACGGACTTTATAGAGACAACAGGCCTTGATTTTGAGAAGCTTGTAGGCCAAGGGTATGACGGGGCTGCAACGTTTTCCGAAACAAAGACAGAAGTTGGTAAAAGAATTAGAACTCGGGCTGCTCATGCTCTCTACGTTCACTGCTCGTGTCACAGGCTGCAGCTTGCAAGTGTACAAGCAGCGGCAAGTAATCccgaaataaaaaaagtatTCGGAATGATGACAAATTTGTGGAAATTGTTCTATTACTCTCCCAGAAAAGCTGAAGCCCTTAAAGAGGTTTCATCAGTTCTTAACTTGCCTCAGCTTAAAGTTGTAAAACCTAGCGACACGAGGTGGCTGTCTCACGAGCGTTGCATCAAAGCCATTTGCAAAGATCTGCCCTCCCTCATTATTACACTTCAACAACTATACGAATCCGATGGAGACAACGAAGCCTTTGGGGTAGTTACCCTTCTTTCAAGCACTGTGGGAATAATGAGTGTGATCATGTTGTCCCACGTTCTCAGCATAGTGACTAAACTAAACCTGTTTATGCAAGCTTCAAATGCTGACTTTACAAGGCTTCCTAATTTTCTAAGTAATATTTACGAAGAACTGATGTCCGCTAAAGATGAAGATTCTGTCTGGATtacgaaatcgaaagaggCAATGACCTCGCTTCGGGAGGAACA carries:
- the LOC136190082 gene encoding zinc finger protein 862-like, whose amino-acid sequence is MLKQHNSSQWHKDAVVASQRAASGRTVFGMQLAGVRKAQEEKRLKNRSIILKLLRSVYFMAKEHVSHSTTFTDLVGLQIENGDDTLKQHVESGAENAQYTSSFSCTNMIKAIDDWILNGLHSSIRKSSYFSILAEESQDITSQEELSVCCRWLVDGKPEEHFFGCHSEYVKATNAETLAKALTDFIETTGLDFEKLVGQGYDGAATFSETKTEVGKRIRTRAAHALYVHCSCHRLQLASVQAAASNPEIKKVFGMMTNLWKLFYYSPRKAEALKEVSSVLNLPQLKVVKPSDTRWLSHERCIKAICKDLPSLIITLQQLYESDGDNEAFGVVTLLSSTVGIMSVIMLSHVLSIVTKLNLFMQASNADFTRLPNFLSNIYEELMSAKDEDSVWITKSKEAMTSLREEHGITIADKFGFTSAVISAEQYSDKIAAPYISKLISNIKKRFSDETVSLLVASSVFHPLKLPPIDRVRGYGEEKIGVLASFYGEDAEIEFQSTRFVSKALICKETLLEEWHMFAKALLASAMFGCEAYRSIFPEYFKLLEIILSLPVSTATVERSFSKMRLIKTRLRSRLTDDNLKRLMRISIEGPDLKDVRFEEVLDIFKKSNRRILL
- the LOC136190081 gene encoding piggyBac transposable element-derived protein 4-like; its protein translation is MIPYKRRIGYKKIRKATKWGIKVFILAESSTEYIYKFEIYTGKKTVTDGEHGLSTQIVLDLIEGLEGKGHFLYTDNYYSSPTLFDLLWGKTIYCCGTVRPHRKDFPKV